AGttcttttaaaatctaattttcatttttattttcattttcattttcattttcattttcatttttatttgtatattcaatattcaatattcaatttattttattgttattattattttaaaatctaataattggCATGGAATATCGGGCGAAAACCCGAACcatattacagggatccgaaccttaaaccatctCAAGAGGCAGGGAGTCGAACCTAGTTCCTGAATATGGTCGGTAAAACCTCTCATGAGGCAACTCAGTTTATCGGAATAAATTCTACGAGTATTTGTAAGGAAAGGGGATTCGACTTCTTGAGATCTTTCCCCCAACACCTATGCATTGAGGTGaaacaattttattattttatttatttatttatttatttttttatacaaatgttcaattcaattcaattataCTCCTCCCACGTTCGTTGCTTTACGTAATGGGTCCCgttttcttttgttttttattGGTAGTGCTGGTATGGACCCCATTGACTATTAGGTTTGCCTAAACCTCATGTGGCTTCCTTTGATACCCCGCCAAAACGACCATTATCTTTATCGTTATACAATTATTATACAAACACACAATTATTGATAATTGTTTGTAAAACAAGCTCGATGAGTTTGGATAGTtttgtgtaaaagttgaaattcGAATAGTGTAGATCGGTTTTTTTAGATAAATTTAAGATTTGATTTAAGCAATGAGAGTATTTTGTTGTAAGATGTTTAAATGTTTTTGAATACTATGTGTATTTTAAAAAATTTCACATAAATAGAAGGAATGGAGACAATTCAAAGGGTAATATGGTGTTTAGAGGGATGTGGAAAAATATAACTGAATTAACAGACacacatgaaaacatttttattttctTGACGCAAATGCTGAACTCCGTTATATATTACGGTAAATAATATTGGTTCATATCAATTCATAAATCATCACTCGATGTCTTAAAATCTTGGTTTAGTAAAATTATAGATAACGCTAAACGTTTAAATTCATCAACATTGCACTAAACTTGGCGCAGAACAGAAATCCGATCTGATCCGTTAGTCATGTAGTACAAGTGTACCATATTCGTAGTATGATCTCCAATAAGTAATACACAAAATTTGCATGTGAAACATGTTTGTTTTGAAAAAAAGCGAAAATTATTTGATAATAGTATGAACTTGTAAACTACCTTATATGCCCGATATACCCGATATAGAGTAACACATGTAACTAAAACacacttttatatatttttagggTAAATTATGTCGATAATTCTTGTGCTTTACATGATATTACATCAAGTGTCTTTATCTCTTGTAAATTACACCGATTGTCCCCGATTGATTTGGTTGTACACGTTGATCGTCCCTGTGATTTTTATGAAATTAAACAAATCATCACTTTCTTTTAAAAATTAAACTGGTCATTATTGAGTTATTTAAGAGTGTACTTTGATGATCAATGACTAATTCAAAATGTATTTTAATAAGAGGGACGATCAACAAACGTTTTAAGTAAACCAGAGACCATCAACGTACAATTGTAGCAGTGTTGCAAAAAACGGTCGTCACAACGGATGTTTCAATGAATTTGCTAGTGTACTGTCGCAACGGAACTAAACACGGGTAAAAACGTCAACGGTTAAACAACAGTTAACAATGGTAAAAAAAACTGTCAACAACGGTGTTAAAATGGTCAACAACGGTAAAAGTCGGCCGAGATGGAGTCAAGACGGATGTTAACTAAGGTTGACTTTTTTATATAATTCAAACATAAACGTTTCAAGCTGAaggtaaaatgtatatatatatatatatatatatatatatatatatatatatatatatatatatatatatatatataaatttttttttttttttttttttttgtaaacaaGGAAACCCTCCTATGTACATTTTTTTGGGTAAAATGTATATTTAAAGTATTGAACATGTTTGAAATACTCTTTCTTAAATGTTTatgtttaaaatatttatttttgaAATATTATGTGCAATGTATTTGTTTTGAATTTGAAATTTTTatgtttgaaatatatataaaaaatcaatGTTAGTTAACATTCGTCTCGAAGCCGTCTTGATCGTTGCAACGCTCCAGGGTTCTGACTGTCTCGTCCCTTCTCTTATCTATTTTGAGATTGATTTTTAGGTAAGCCGTAGAGGTTCAATATAATTTTCaaaagataaagatgatgatataaTTTTTTGAAAATCGATCAATATAACTGTTAAAAGATAAAAACATTTGATTAGGATAGTCGTTGTAATTCCCTCTATTATTTATTACCCCATAATAATTCAATATACGTAAATTGAATATCGAGAGACCAAATTGATGGTCACATGGATATTAGTTTATATATTAACCCAATCAATTGTAGCAATAGCTGTGGATCTCGATGATATCATATGAGACACAAAAGATGGGGGCTTCGGTCTCATCGCGTTCTTCTAACCTGTGAAAATGTAAATATTCTCATTCTGTTTTAAAATTACCATCTCACTTCTAATTTTGAagtcttttctttttttcttttttaaaaagcAAATTATATTGATAACACGAATAATACAACGAATGTTACATCGGGGTTAGTACTATCCCCTTTCACGAATGAAACAGAAATTCTCAATGTGGTGCAAAGGTCGCACCCAAAGAGAACGAGAACTAAACTAGATCAAGATAAACAGAGGGATTGGTTAACCATACAAGCCAATCTAATGTTCTTCCTTTGAGTCGATGTGAAATCCATTCAAAAGACTTAACTTTGATTTCGTTGAAGGAAACCGGAACACCCCAACCTTTATTTTGAAAGACCGTCATGTTGCGATTCCTCCATATCGTATAAACACACACCCATTGGACGGCTTGCCACACCTTAAAACCACACGAAGCCGGAGTACCATCATGTGTTTTGCCACTACACAGCTCGTTGAAACAAGGATTAATCCCATCTAGCTTCCACCACCGATAAACCCGTGCCCAAACCTCCGCAGCATATTTATATTGCAAGAAAGTGTGCTCCACCGAATCGATATTATCGTCACAAATGGGGCACCTAACACTATTAAGATCACTGCTGCTTTTATCTAACTCGACTCGAACGGGTAGCCTTTTCTTTAAAAGACGCCACACTAATATCTCAATTTTTTTAGGAACCAAATTATTTCTCAACGTTTCAGGGGAAGCCAAACCCGCGGACTGTAGCAGCTTTTTATCAATCAGTGACGCAAGCTTCTTAACATTGAATTGTCCATTTGAAGCAAGCTCCCAACTCCACCTGTCCGATGTACTATTGCTGTGATGAAACCCTGCAGCAGCCGCTGAAATAATACTGATCAAGGATTGCAGCTCACCGTTGTTACGACCCAAAAGTTCTCTAGCCCAGGCCCACAAAAACATCAGCTCATTCGTTCGGATACCCGAGACCCTGTCTTTAATTGTCGCGTTCAGTATAGTCTCCAGCCTGAATAATCTTGGAAATAAGTTGCATAACTTGTCAGtcccgctgtagtgacccgaacttttccatgttattatatattaaatgaaattgttatttacatgattaagtgtttccaacatgttaagcaatcaaccttgttaagacttgattaattgaaataggtttcatatagtcaattgaccacccccaagttgaccggtgattcacgaacgtttaaacttgtaaaaactatatgatgacatatatatgattatatatatagttaacatgatattatgataagtaagtatctcattaggtattttaacaatgagttatatacataaaattgagtttattgaattaagaaactcgaaacgatatatataacgattatcgttataacaacgtcttactaaatacatatgaatcatattaagatattgatacactatgtttaatcatgataaatgataagtaaacatgtcattaagtgtattaacaatgaactacatatgtaaaaacaagactactaacttaatgatttcgaaacgagacatatatgtaacgattatcgttgtaacaacatttaactgtatatatatcatactaagatatattaatatatcataatatcatgataatgtaataatttaacatctctttagatataataaacaatgggttaacaacatttaacaagatcgttaacctaaaggtttcaaaacaacatttacatgtaacgactaacgatgacttaacgactcagttaaaatgtatatacatgtagtgttttaatatgtatccatacacttttgaaagacttcaagacacttttcaaaatacttctacttaacaaaaatgcttacaattacatcctcgttcagtttcatcaacaattctactcgtacaatacacagcttttagatgtatgtactattggtatatacactccaatgatcagctcttagcagcccatgtgagtcacctaacatatgtgggaaccatcatttggcaactagcatgaaatatctcataaaattacaaaaatattagtaatcattcatgacttatttacatgtaaacaaaattacacatcctttatatctaatccatataccaacgaccaaaaacacctacaaacactttcattcttcaattttcttcatctaattgatctctctcaagttctatcatcaagttctaagtgttcttcataaattctataagttctagtttcataaaatcaagaatacttccaagtttgctagcttacttccaatcttgtaaagtgatcatccaacctcaagaaatctttcttatttacagtaagatatctttctaatacaaggtaatactcatattcaaactttgattcaatttctataactataacaatcttatttcgagtggaaatcttacttgaacttgttttcgtgtcatgattctgcttcaagaactttcaagccatccaaggatcctttgaagctagatctatttttctcatttccagtaggtttatccacaaaacctgaggtagtaatgatgttcataacatcattcgattcatatatataaaactaccttattcgaaggtttaaacttgaaatcactagaacatagtttagttaattctaaacttgttcgcaaacaaaagttaatccttctaacttgacttttaaaatcaactaaacacattttctatatctatatgatatgctaacttaatgatttaaaacctggaatcacgaaaaacaccgtaaaaccggacatacgccgtcgtagtaacaccgcgggctgttttgggtttgataattaaaaactatgataaactttgatttaaaagttgttcttctgagaaaatgatttttcttatgaacatgaaactatatccaaaaatcatggttaaactcaaagtggaagtatgtttttcaaaatggtcatcaagacgtcgttctttcgactgaaatgactacctcttacaaaaatgacttgtaacttatatttctgactataaacctatactttttctgtttatattcataaaatagagttcaatatgaaaccatagcaatttgattcactcaaaacggatttaaaacgaagaagttatgggtaaaagaagattggataatttttcttgttgtagctacgtgaaaattggtaacaaatctatattaatcatatcctagctaacttatattgtattatatatgtattctaatatattatgtaatcttgggataccatagacacgtattcaaatgttttgacataacatatcgacccatatatatatatattatttggaacaaccatagacactctatatgcagtattgtttgagttagctatacagggttgaggttgattccaaaaatatatatactttgagttgtgatctagcctgagatgtgtatacactgggtcgtggtttgattcaagataatatatatcaatttatttctgtacatctaactctggacaactagttgtaggttactaacgaggacagctgacttaataaacttaaaacattaaaatgtattaaaaatgttgtaaatatatcttgaacatactttaatatatatgtacatatttgttatagcttcgtgaatcgaccagtggccaagtcttacttcctgacgaagtaaaaat
The window above is part of the Rutidosis leptorrhynchoides isolate AG116_Rl617_1_P2 chromosome 1, CSIRO_AGI_Rlap_v1, whole genome shotgun sequence genome. Proteins encoded here:
- the LOC139887950 gene encoding uncharacterized protein — its product is MFLWAWARELLGRNNGELQSLISIISAAAAGFHHSNSTSDRWSWELASNGQFNVKKLASLIDKKLLQSAGLASPETLRNNLVPKKIEILVWRLLKKRLPVRVELDKSSSDLNSVRCPICDDNIDSVEHTFLQYKYAAEVWARVYRWWKLDGINPCFNELCSGKTHDGTPASCGFKVWQAVQWVCVYTIWRNRNMTVFQNKGWGVPVSFNEIKVKSFEWISHRLKGRTLDWLVWLTNPSVYLDLV